One window from the genome of [Flavobacterium] thermophilum encodes:
- the katG_3 gene encoding Catalase-peroxidase, which translates to MDQLYGKGKGSDTITSGIEGAWTPTPTQWDTSYFDMLFGYDWWLTKSPAGAWQWMAVDPKEEHLAPDVEDPSKKVPTMMMTTDLALRFDPEFEKIARRFHENPDEFADAFARAWFKLTHRDMGPKTRYLGPEVPKEDFIWQDPIPTVDYELSDAEIEEIKAKILNSGLTVSELVKTAWASASTFRNSDKRGGANGARIRLAPQKDWEVNEPERLAKVLSVYEDIQRELPKKVSIADLIVLGGSAAVEKAARDAGFDVKVPFIPGRGDATQEQTDVQSFSVLEPFADGFRNYQKKSTASVRKSCSSTKRSFLD; encoded by the coding sequence ATGGATCAGCTTTACGGAAAAGGGAAAGGGAGCGATACGATCACAAGCGGCATTGAAGGCGCTTGGACGCCGACGCCAACCCAGTGGGATACGTCGTACTTTGACATGCTGTTTGGCTATGACTGGTGGCTGACGAAAAGCCCAGCCGGGGCATGGCAATGGATGGCAGTTGACCCGAAAGAAGAGCATCTCGCACCGGATGTCGAAGACCCATCGAAAAAAGTTCCGACGATGATGATGACAACCGACCTGGCGCTTCGCTTTGATCCGGAATTCGAAAAAATCGCCCGCCGCTTCCATGAAAATCCGGATGAGTTCGCGGATGCGTTCGCCCGCGCTTGGTTCAAACTGACGCATCGCGATATGGGTCCGAAAACGAGATACTTAGGTCCGGAAGTGCCGAAAGAAGACTTCATCTGGCAAGACCCGATTCCAACGGTCGACTATGAATTGAGCGATGCCGAAATCGAAGAAATCAAAGCGAAAATTTTGAACTCGGGCCTGACCGTCAGCGAACTCGTCAAAACCGCTTGGGCTTCAGCCAGCACGTTCCGCAACTCCGATAAACGAGGCGGAGCCAACGGCGCCCGCATCCGCCTTGCGCCGCAAAAAGATTGGGAAGTGAACGAACCAGAGCGGCTCGCTAAAGTGCTTTCCGTCTATGAAGACATCCAGCGCGAGCTGCCGAAGAAAGTCAGCATCGCCGATCTCATCGTTCTTGGCGGCAGCGCAGCGGTCGAAAAGGCGGCGCGCGACGCTGGTTTTGATGTCAAAGTGCCGTTTATTCCAGGACGGGGTGATGCGACGCAAGAACAAACTGACGTCCAGAGCTTTTCCGTACTGGAGCCGTTTGCCGACGGATTCCGCAACTATCAAAAGAAGAGTACAGCGTCGGTCCGGAAGAGCTGCTCATCGACAAAGCGCAGCTTCTTGGATTGA
- the katG_2 gene encoding Catalase-peroxidase: MENQNRQNAAQCPFHGSVTNQSSNRTTNKDWWPNQLNLSILHQHDRKTNPHDEEFNYAEEFQKLDYWALKEDLRKLMTESQDWWPADYGHYGPLFIRMAWHSAGTYRIGDGRGGASTGTQRFAPLNSWPDNANLDKARRLLWPIKKKYGNKISWADLMILAGNVAIESMGGKTIGFGGGRVDVWHPEEDVYWGSEKEWLASERYSGDRELENPLAAVQMGLIYVNPEGPDGKPDPKAAARDIRETFRRMGMNDEETVALIAGGHTFGKAHGAGPATHVGPEPEAARLKRKG, from the coding sequence AATCGAACGACGAACAAAGACTGGTGGCCGAACCAGCTGAACTTAAGCATTCTCCATCAACATGACCGAAAAACGAATCCTCATGATGAAGAGTTCAACTATGCTGAGGAGTTTCAAAAACTAGACTATTGGGCGCTCAAAGAAGATTTGCGCAAACTGATGACGGAAAGCCAAGACTGGTGGCCGGCCGACTATGGCCATTACGGGCCGTTGTTTATCCGCATGGCCTGGCATTCAGCTGGCACGTACCGCATCGGCGACGGCCGTGGCGGCGCTTCGACCGGCACGCAGCGCTTTGCCCCGTTAAACAGCTGGCCGGACAACGCCAACTTGGATAAAGCGCGGCGGCTATTGTGGCCGATCAAGAAAAAATACGGCAACAAAATTTCTTGGGCTGACTTGATGATTTTGGCCGGCAATGTCGCCATCGAATCGATGGGCGGCAAAACGATCGGCTTTGGCGGCGGCCGCGTTGACGTCTGGCATCCGGAAGAAGACGTTTATTGGGGATCGGAAAAAGAGTGGCTCGCCTCTGAACGCTATTCCGGTGATCGCGAGCTCGAAAACCCGCTCGCCGCGGTGCAAATGGGGTTAATCTACGTCAACCCAGAAGGGCCGGACGGCAAGCCGGATCCAAAAGCAGCGGCGCGCGATATTCGCGAGACGTTCCGCCGCATGGGGATGAACGATGAAGAAACGGTCGCCTTGATCGCCGGCGGCCACACGTTCGGCAAAGCGCACGGCGCCGGCCCTGCCACGCACGTCGGTCCCGAGCCGGAAGCCGCCCGATTGAAGCGCAAGGGCTAG